The genomic region TCAACATTTCGGCATTAAAGTCTTATTTTCTGTTAATTCAGATTATTTTAATGGCCTGTGTCCGTTTGTAGTTTGGCGGCAAGGAGATCCGGGATGAAGAGCAGACGGCAGAGAGTATCAAGAAACAGATGACTGTACAGGAGTGGGAGAAGGTGTTTGAGATGAGCCAAGATAAAAACCTCTATCACAACCTTTGCACCAGCCTCTTCCCTACCATTCACGGTTAGTCACTACGAACGACAATATGTCTTATTTAAAGTTGGGCACAAATTAGTCTtgtgtagccagaccttcagactgacggctgaaggtctggaactcatggcagctttcattggccaaggcctgcCCATAAGACCATTTGATCAaaatgtcaaacaaccaatcacagttcgtttcgttcagcgtcacgtttctgtgggtggaaatgcccccacaacaacagactggcgtgcaacaagtcagtcattgaaataaccagcaagAAGAGggagaagagggagaacaagcagtaagtcagtaatttgttcgcaaacgttgcatatgtgaccctggaccacaaaaccagtcttaagtcgctggggtatatttgtagcaatagccaaaaatacattgtatgggtcaaaattattgatttttcttttatgtcaaaaatcattagcaaattaagtaaagatcatgttccatgaagattttttgtaaaattcctactgtaaacctatcaaaatgtaatttttgattagtaatatgcattgctaagaacttaatttggacaactttaaaggtgattttctcagtattttgattttttgcacccttagatttcagattttcaaatagatgtgtctcggccaaatattctcctgtcctagcaaaccatatatcaatagaaagcttatttattgagctttcatatgatgtatatatctcatttttgtaaaatttaaccttatgactggttttgtggtccagggtcacatatgtgaataacaacaatggcgtctgcataagcacattttagcaaaacgcgagtaaatcagtctgcgctttgtttcccggcggaccgaaaataaacgcgactcTCGCGTTTTCctgaaatccggtcaaattcaactaatcagatgacgacttcgacattcctgaagtgtttccagttaagcgtaccatatgcatcagacgtttagccaacgttctgtgggcgtgacgtctgaggctgagactaggcacaaataaaaaaaagttgattttATATATTACTGGTCAACCAGTGCCAATATCAGTAGCAGGAGGGTGGTTCGGCTGATATAATgccggtaaaaaaaaaacattgtaaaaataaaaatttgcagtTGTTaccctaaagggatagttcatcgtAAAATAAGAATTCTGTCAttcatttctcaccctcatgtcgtcccAAGTCTGTAAGTCCATCGTTCagcttcggaacacaaatgaagatatttttgatgaaatccgagagctttctgaccctgcatagacagcaacacaactgacacattcaaggcccaaaaaggtagtaaggacattgttaaaatagaataaagttgttatttttgttttctttgtgcgcaaaaaagtatgtttgcagcttcataaaattaagattgaaccattgatgtcgcatggactattttaacattgtccttactactttgggccttgaacgtggtagatgtgatgctgtctatacagggacagaaagctctcggatttcatcaaaaatatagaGTGTTTTGAAGATAAACTTAGGATTTGCAGGTTTGgtacgacacgagggtgagtaattattgacagaattttcatttttggatgaactattcctttaaatttaaattagcccacaaaattatcattattatttctgatataaaatgtgctttttttaGGTAACGACGAGGTAAAGCGAGGAATTCTGCTCATGTTGTTTGGAGGTGTTCCCAAAACCACCATGGAGGGCACATCTCTGAGAGGAGACATCAACGTCTGCGTCGTGGGAGATCCCAGCACAGCCAAGAGCCAGTTCCTTAAGTAAGGCTTGTTTATCTTTTACAGCATGTGCACTGTAACAGAACTaattatatgtgatcctggaccacaaaaccagtcttaaatcagcacggatatatttgtagcaatagccaaaaaaacattgtatgggtcaaaatgatcgatttctcttttatgccaaaaatcattaggatattaagtaaagatcatgttccatgaagatattttgtaaatttcctactgtaaatatatcaaaacttaatttttgattagtaatatgtattgctaagaaattcatttggacaatgttaaaggcgattttctcaatattttgcaccctcagatttcagatagttgtatcttggccaaatattgtcctatcctaacagatatatttgttatatttgtccatacatcaatggaaagcttatttattcagctttcagatgatgtataaagctCATAAACAGGTTAAAAACCATAGGATAACACACACATATCAGCTAGTATTTTTAGAGTTTTAATTATAAAGGGAATAAGGTAATATATTGAGAGTATTTACATTTTCTTCTAAACTGTGTTTAAAAAGGAGAATAAATATTAGTTCTCACGATTTGGCTGTTATTCAGGCATGTTGAGGAGTTCAGTCCACGTGCGGTCTACACCAGCGGTAAAGCCTCCAGCGCGGCCGGTCTCACAGCTGCTGTGGTGAGAGATGAGGAATCACATGAGTTCGTCATTGAAGCCGGAGCACTCATGTTGGCTGACAATGTAAGTTTATCTATAAATTATTTGTGTAAAACCCCTGTACATCCCAGTATGATTGGTCACCGAAATCCTTATTGATCCATGTTGTCCATAGGGCGTTTGCTGCATTGATGAGTTTGATAAGATGGATACGAGAGACCAAGTAGCTATCCACGAGGCTATGGAACAACAGACTATCTCCATCACCAAAGCAGGAGTCAAGGTGAGAGTATGCAGATTTAAAGGTCACACATTTGCTTGAACAGGCAGCAGTGCATTTGTAACATATTTCTGCTAGCAAATAGTTAGACTTGTGATAAGACAATTATTAGGGGTGGATGGtaaaattaggctgctgtcactttaagacctaATATACTGACACATGCATTTTTTTCCAGCTGTTAACCGCTAACCATAGCAGTTGTTACATTTTATAATTGTTTCATAAAAGACTGTTTTTTCAAATTGTAGGCCACTCTGAATGCTCGCACATCCATCTTGGCTGCAGCAAACCCAGTGAGCGGGCGTTACGACCGCTCCAAATCTCTCAAACAGAACATCAACTTGACGGCACCCATTATGTCACGTTTCGATCTCTTCTTCATCCTGGTTGATGACTGCAATGAGGTATGAGCATGTGTGTTTCGAACAACAATGCAACAGCATATGAAGACGATTGTGGATACAGCAGGATGTTGTTAGACTCTTAGTAAATCCCTCTGTCTCTCCCTTCAGGTCACTGATTATGCCATTGCCAGACGTATAGTGGATCTCCACTCCAGAATTGAGAATTCTGTTGATCGTGTCTACAGTCTAGATGAGATTCGCAGATACCTGCTGTTTGCTCGCCAGTTTAAGCCAAAGGTGAGTGAGAGGACGACTCATCTTCATTCTTCCTGATGTTCCTGCTGGCTGAAATAGAGAACGGCCACAAAATATTTAGAAGCTGACATAGAGTTAAAggtgaagttcacttccagaacaaaaatgtacagataatgtactcacccccttgtcatccaagatgttcatgtctttcttatttcagtcataaagaaattatgtttctggAGGAAAACAATtagggatttctctccatatagtggacttctacatcgctgcaaaagtaatgaccaagtgtttacaaagtgaacatgcaaagaagatcaaacgctctgtacaaaaaaaggtaaaacagtgatgtaggatgattttgaagtacgttttttaagaaaataaccaatcatatcgctagataagacccttcttcctcggctgggatcatttagagccctgtgaagctgcatttaaactgcattttggaagttcaaactcacaggcaccataaaAGTTCAATACGTGTCAAGGAAATCCTAATATGTTTTCCTcacaaatataatttctttatgactgaagaaagaaagacaagaacatcttggatgacaagggggtgagtaaatatctgtaaatgtttgttctggaagtgaacttctcctttaatgcaaGCAGGAGTATGTTTGAACCAAAAAGATATTTGCTTCAGATCTACACACGGACAATTTGTTTACAGTTTTTGTATGGACTGGTATTTGACTCTACGCTGCTCATTACATTGTCACAATGTCAGCTATTTCTTAACTGTGTCTTGATCTGTGTGTGCAATCAGATCTCAAAGGAGTCTGAAGAATTTATTGTGGAGCAATACAAGCGTCTGAGACAGCGGGATGGCTCCGGAGTCACTAAATCAGCTTGGAGGATCACAGTCCGTCAGCTAGAAAGCTTAATTCGTCTTTCTGAGAGCATGGCAAGGATGCACTGTTGTGATGAGGTGTgtataaaagaaaaagagaaagatgAGAGCATGATTTTTGTTTACTGAAATGATTTTGGTTAGCTAAATATCAATATTAGTTAAAAATgttggtaacattttacaataaggtatcattagttaaagagatagttcacccagaaaggaaaattctgtgattaattactcaccctcatgtcattccaaacctgtaagatcttcgttcatctttggaacacaaatgaagatatttttgatgaaatccaagagccttctgaccctgcaaagacagcaatgcaactgacatgttcaaggcccagaaaggtagtaagaatatcaaaaaaatagtccatgtgacatcagtggttgaacGGTAATTTCACAAAGCTACGAGACTACTTTTTGTGCCCAAAAacctaaaataactttattcaactattctCCTTGTATGAGTCATGAAACTCTGCAAAATGGCGCTAGGGTGACACAAAGGAgaataattgttgaataaaggtaTTTTAGTTTCAAAAAGtactctcgtagcttcataaattacagttgaaccactgtttTCACATGTtattggtacctttctggaccttaaacatggtaggacccttgctgtctatgcagagtcagaaaggtcttaggggtttggaacgacattagggtgagtacttaatgacagaatattcatttttgagaGAACTGTCCCTATAATGCCTTAAATTACCGATAAGAAATGTATTGGTTACAGTATTTATTAGTCTTTGTTGGTGTTTGTTAATAAAACTGCAGCTCAGCTGTTTATTGTCAGCTCATGTCCATTACTATGAACAGatacactttttattttaatgatatgTTAGTTAACATTCTAAGATGTGAAGCTCTTTAGTAGTTTCAGGTCTGTTGACGAAATTATGCATTACGAAATCCGTATCAATTCTCcaaattatttcagttatttcaaaggtcatTGCAGCCTACAAAAAAAATGAACCGAAACCCACAGACACTCACTACGCAAACAAGTATGACTAACAATTAGATAAAAATGACAATTTCCATGTTTTTCCAGCTACATGACCTCTTATCTATAGAAAGCACACTTTCGTTTTTCCACTATCtctacacacagacacatactgtacagacacactcacacacagataTTTTGCTAAAATAGTTTGCGAATGAAAAGCTACATAACATTTTTAGTTGCTAGGTGGTAACATCCCTTTTTTTAAAGCAGTTAAACACAGTTTCGCTAAGAGACTCTTCCCGAATACAGTAAAGAGCTGCACATTACTACCTAAATTGTGCATTATTTTTCAATAATTCAACTATTCATCACCAATCATTGCTTAACTTCTGTCTTCCTGTTTCTATCTTATAGGTTCAGCCAAAGCATGTCAAAGAGGCGTTCAGGCTGCTGAACAAGTCCATCATTCGTGTCGAGACTCCTGATATTAACCTGGATCAGGAGGAAGAGGAGGCCATGGGGGAGGAAGACGACAATCAGATTAATGGTACAGTCATCCTAAACATGTAAACACTTAATTCAGGCtcttaataaatgcatttagaTATGTCATTCTAGTACAACATGCTTCTAAACCAATAGTTCTCAACAAAGGATCCTCAATAGGTCTTAAAAATGATTCAAATTTAGTCACATTATTCATACTTAAAGGTACAGTGCACCTAAAAAGTGTAagtctgtcataatttactcacctttgTGTTGATCCAAACCTGTATGTCTGTATGACATTCTTCTGTGAAACGcacaagatattttgaagaatgttggaaaCAGAAACTGTTTCATtatcagcattcttcaaaatatcttttgtgtttctcagaagaaagtaagtcatacaggtttgtaacaacaagGGTATAtaaatgacagacttttcatttttgggtggactaatACTACCAAAACAAAAAAGTGTGTACAACATTAAACTAAcatcacatttttaaatgtacaaaCGTATTTTGTCACAACAGAAGTACCAGAGGTACATATAAGCTCAGATAGGAGGGTCATTGAAAATCGTTTCCAACAAAAGGGGGCCTTAGAGTCAAAAAGTACTACTGTTCTAAACATACTTCTcttttttcttgctttttttAGGCCATGATGCACCTAACGGTGTGAATGGAGATGTTAATGGAGAAGTGAATGGTCACGAGCACACAAATGGTATTAACGGTCACGGGGTCAATGGTGAAAGTGGTAAACCCTCACTGCGACTGTCATTTGCAGAGTACAAACGCATTTCTAACCTGTTGGTGCTACATCTGCGTCATTCTGAAGAAGGTGAGTACAGTACAAGTCTTAACAAATTGTGTAATTCTTGCCATTATTATTATGCACTTTTAACACCAACAGGTTATCTCATTTGCATTGTGCTATTTCTCCTAGCCGAGGACGAGACTGCACTTAAGAAGAGTGAAGTAGTGAACTGGTACCTGAAGGAAATGGAATCTGAGATTGATTCAGAAATGGAACTCATCAATAAGAAGGCAATGATCGAGAAAATCATCCACAGACTGGTTCACTATGTAAGGAAGCATTTTCATGTGATTAAAATCTCTTTACGTGAGAAGTGTTTTAATAACAAGTTTATTCACTTTTATCTCCATCAGGATTATATTTTGATAGAGCTGACACAGTCTGGGCTGAAAGGATCTGCTGAGACCAGTGGAACAGAATCCCAGGAGGAAGATGTTACGCTGGTGGTCAACCCCAACTACACTTTAGATGACTAAACCTTTTGACCTTTACATTCTCTGCTGTTTTGACTCAGAATAATAGATGTTTTGAGATTGTCTTTGGAAAGTTCCTTTTCAGTCTCTTCTCTCTTTTGTAAATTGGTTGTAATCTGGTTTTAGCTTTTTCCCCCACAATGTTTTTGCATTGCCTTTTAAAGATGGCTATAACCATCCTCATTTATAAGAGGATCTGTGACCTTTAAAAAAACTCTGTAaatatgtttcttttttattctagTGTTTTAGAACGTTTTAGAATGTTAGCTATGGAAATGCATCAAATGTTTTGCATATACTGTTcatcatgttttgttttaaaagtgCTGTCAAAGTGTAATGTCAGAAGAAGTTCATTATGCAATAAATTTTACCAGATGTTTAAATCTGCTGAAAagcaagttttcatttttatgtttaaagCAAATAAGATGCTAATCATGTTGTCGGATAGTACAGAATTAATTTTCCAGTTCTTTATAAACCAGTGTGGAACAGGGCTTTTTGTTAGAAAACTTATTAACACTTGTTAGAAAACTTAAGCTCCGTTATTCACAATATCATAATTAAAATGTCCAAAAACTACATTTTCAAAATTCGAATTAAAACGAAAGAGTACCgtttctttgataaacagaaacatcataccaaaaatgtattttggtaAATTGAACACGCTTCCTAAGATGCGCGTCATAGTGCGTCACAAAACCACGTGAACGCGCGTTCTCTTCCTTACACAACAAAGATGGCTGCGTCCTGTCGGAACCTGATGAGGTCGACTTTGCAAGGTATAAAACATATTAACATATAATTCAATAATTTTCCTCATAAATCACAATACATATAAATTAATTGAATGTACATTGTAATTATTACTAATGAAATATGATTTTAAACCGctttactattttaaattactggtgcatTACCTTGTGTGTAACGTACCTTGACATGCACAGAACAGATTCATGCAGCAATAATCTACTGTACTCAACAACTGATTGAATCCAACGAACCCTTCAAGATAAATATGGCTAATCTCTGGGAAGATGAACTACTCATGTTGTTCAGACTTGATAGTATCTCACATGTAACTTAGGTGGATGAGTTGCCACTATTTCAGGCAATTTCATCAGTCAAATGAATAGTTAAGCGAAATGTAAATGTAAGCATTATCCATATCTATATCTCCATTAATAAGTGCTAGCCTGTGTGGCAGACGATAAACTTGCCCCATTATCTACAAGCCGTCATCCAAATTCAAGTgctggttcaaagtcagagttggaaacgtcaAATTGTTTAATATCCAAGAAAAAcattctagtaattgtgcagttaagtctcatattgtattttcagaaagttttggaatactTGTTATCTCCCCAAATTTGTTACTATCGAAAGacagtttttaataataatttgattagaagggttatattgacctattaattTATTGCCTActtcttccttgtaaatatacagtcaagcccgaaattattcatacccctggcaaattctgacttaaagttacttttattcaaccagcaagtttttttttttttttgaccggaaatgacacaggcttctcccaaaagataataagacgatgtacaagaggcatcatcatgtgaaaaaaaatatttctcagcttttatttatatttgaacaaaaaatggcatATCCGGAATTATGcacaccctttgcaaactgtcacaatctatgggaaaatccaaagttctataccattccaaatagtccaagctgttctaaagcaccctatttaccctgattcattgggaacagctgttttaatcaacccaACAGgttaaaaacagaagctctctgctgttggtttgtggacagtcatggctaagacaaaggagctcactgaggacttgcggctgcacattgtggctgctcacaagtcaggaaatggctataagaccatatctaaatgttttgaagttccagtggctacagtgcaaagtactattaaaaatacaagacgttccgcactgtgaagaatctcagaggatgtggtcggaagccaaaagtgacacctgtgctggccaggaggatagtaagataaaatctaagataaaaaagcattcaaggatcaccaccaaggccatcctgatgaatctgacAGACAGTCCAGCGGAACCGCTGAGTCCCatggatgcagaccaaggaggacaccacttctccagataaggcacacaaaagcctgcttggcctttgcaaatgctcatctggacaaagaagaagacttctggtcttctgttttatggtcagatgaaacaaaaattgaattgtttggccacagtgATGTatccttcatttggcgtaaaaaaggagaagccttctaaccctaagaacaccatccccactgtcaaacatgatgGTGGGAACTTAATGTTTTGGGGgcgtttttcagccggtggaccacggaaactaatcacagtaagtggcaccatgaaaaaggagcaatacatcaaaattttcaacaacaacatcaggcagtctgcagagaaacttggccttgggcaccagtggacatttcagcaaagtaaggacccaaaacacagcaaaagtggtgaagaaatgtttagcagacaaaaacattaactttttaaattatcttttgggagaagcctgtcatttctggtccaaaaaaaaaaaaaaaaaaaaaaaactttatggttaaataaaagtcagaatttgctagggctatgaataatttcgggcttgactatgTATATACAGTtgtaatcaaaattattcaaccccccagagactgctgtactttacaaataaaagcttgtctaaagtttcaggactttataaaaattccatctacaacagtttactggcatattataAGTGACAATGTCAATgtataatgtaatgtgtttgagttaggactttttaataacacagctgtcataattattcaacccctattcaacattgccgttttaagtcatttatttttgtggtagggaacaaaattatccttaaacacaattaagcctttagaaactataaaaaaaaactgaatcagcttgagacgttacacatctatacatttatcccatgcatgtgctgaagttgagtagcaaatatggtaaagtcaacagagattTCACAAAAgcgagaagaaatagttttattgtattagaaagtctaaggctacgtgaagatttctaagacattaaaagccttattccttagtttaaagtgtgttgtaccagaaaacctttgagggtgttgaaccaaaaattcacaaatttcataaaatgtttgatcagagcaactgagaaaaacctgcaatgtacagccaaagacttgcgagatgacccgatgaaaggaggaaaaatatttcattccagagtagaagatgagcataagacaagcatggctttcatgttgaGGGATTTTGACcattcttgatcaagaagaacaaaaaggtcagcttgaatatgcaaaaatttatttggatagacctgtggagttctggaagaatgttttatggagtgatgtgaccaaactagaactttttggacgtatagatcagcggtatgtctggtgcaaaaaaagggaaaactaatgagcagaagaacactatctccatggtcaaacatggaggtgggctgatccaattatggggttgttttactgtagcatgaagtggaaaacatgaccgtatgaaggaaaccatggattctttgaagtatcaggccattttgacaagaattttgatgcctttggtgcaaagaccgaagatgatgatcaatggactttcctgcaggacaatcatcccaaagtaaacatccaaatctacttatgcttggttcagggatcagtcacagaatgttcttgagtggcctctTCAGTCtgcagatttaattctcattgaaaatatttggtcgaaAAGTGATCTAAAAGTTTATTCAGCCAaggaatggtccaagattgcagtagagagttGATCAATGCTTCTAAACACTTTCaaacagcgtttattggtggttttaaataataaaagattctacaccaaattttacttttgggggtcgaataattttgaacatgaacgtttagagccaagttgatttttttcccattatttatctatttatgttctcagaattactcaaatacgaattaaaatactttatctaatagtgtACAAATGCCTTGgtagatttgtttttagaaaaacaaattatctggaacaaaatgtcttgcatgtcaagggggttgaataattttggttgcaactgtatatataatttttttaatgttatcaaAGTTTTTATCAATCAATAActttgagatttgttgtatttttttctttgtaaagggcaaaagttgatcatactgatttcaagcttaaggattcattagtttgaatatacaatGAACCAAAACTCATAACATCTTAGATGATAATTcactatactttatttttgacaaaacatcccatgtttcggtcgtAACTGCACATTTTCGAtaatgacagtaatgttttgatagcgaccacatcacattacagaatttaaaCCTACATACTAAAAccactaaaacaaaaacaacattgcataactgtactcaaattgagtttatttcccccaaataaaggattattaTGTGTTCACTTTTGTCaccaaaacaatgatgacatgttttggctGTGACTGTTATGTTAATGACGATtgaatgggataacacccaaaaaaactaacatgccactaccgaaacttcaccaaatgtttgtGACGTTGTTTGTGACGTTTTGTCTGTTTGTGACGGTTtaggtagtgacaattttagatactatgaacctagctcaaagatgctaatcagcacatggttagctagcacagttaagaacagttgtacacatataaaaactaaatgttatagaataactcacagaaaaaaaattaattatagaaaaattgtgttcggtagtgacattctttaaagttacacagatttttcatacttttgaacataTTTACCTCCAAATGATGGAGCATA from Garra rufa chromosome 12, GarRuf1.0, whole genome shotgun sequence harbors:
- the mcm6 gene encoding DNA replication licensing factor MCM6, giving the protein MDLTEQGANPNAGQMIKDELAEKCQKLFQAFLEEFQNSDGEVKYLRDAEELIRPERNTLVVSFTDLEGFNQELATAIQEEFYRLYPYLCRAVRNFARDHGEVPTSKEFYVAFQDLPTRHKIRELTVVKVGSLVRISGQVVRTHPVHPELVSGTFLCLDCQGVIKDVEQQFKYTQPSICRNPVCNNRRRFLLDTNKSKFIDFQKVRIQETQAELPRGSIPRSMEVILRAEAVESAQAGDKCDFIGSLIVVPDVSQLSTPGVRSETSTRTAGAQGYENEGLRGLKALGVRELSYKLAFLACHVAPTNPRFGGKEIRDEEQTAESIKKQMTVQEWEKVFEMSQDKNLYHNLCTSLFPTIHGNDEVKRGILLMLFGGVPKTTMEGTSLRGDINVCVVGDPSTAKSQFLKHVEEFSPRAVYTSGKASSAAGLTAAVVRDEESHEFVIEAGALMLADNGVCCIDEFDKMDTRDQVAIHEAMEQQTISITKAGVKATLNARTSILAAANPVSGRYDRSKSLKQNINLTAPIMSRFDLFFILVDDCNEVTDYAIARRIVDLHSRIENSVDRVYSLDEIRRYLLFARQFKPKISKESEEFIVEQYKRLRQRDGSGVTKSAWRITVRQLESLIRLSESMARMHCCDEVQPKHVKEAFRLLNKSIIRVETPDINLDQEEEEAMGEEDDNQINGHDAPNGVNGDVNGEVNGHEHTNGINGHGVNGESGKPSLRLSFAEYKRISNLLVLHLRHSEEAEDETALKKSEVVNWYLKEMESEIDSEMELINKKAMIEKIIHRLVHYDYILIELTQSGLKGSAETSGTESQEEDVTLVVNPNYTLDD